The following are encoded in a window of Phaseolus vulgaris cultivar G19833 chromosome 3, P. vulgaris v2.0, whole genome shotgun sequence genomic DNA:
- the LOC137806321 gene encoding protein NRT1/ PTR FAMILY 3.1: protein MEQKEENHARRKKGGLITMPFIFANEICEKLAVVGFNTNMISYLTTQLHMPLTKAVNTLTNFSGTASLTPLLGAFIADSFAGKFWTVAAASIIYQIGMISLTLSAVLPQFRPPPCRGEEVCQQASAGQLGVLYVSLLLGALGSGGIRPCIVAFGADQFDESDPKQTTRTWTYFNWYYFVMGAAILVAVTVLVYIQDNIGWGLGLGIPTIAMFISIIAFIVGYPLYRNLNPAGSPFTRLVQVAVAALRKRKVPNVSEPSLLYQNDQLDSSISLGGKLLHSAQMKFLDKAAIVTEEDDSKTPNLWRLNTVHRVEELKSIIRMGPIWASGILLITAYAQQNTFSLQQAKTMNRHLTKSFQIPAGSMSVFTILTMLITTAFYDRVFIKVARRFTGLDRGISFLHRMGIGFVISTLATLVAGFVEIKRKKVALAHGLYDHPHTTIPISVFWLVPQYSLHGMAEAFMSIGHLEFFYDQAPESMRSTAMALFWTAISVGNYVSTLLVTLIHKFSAGPNGSNWLPDNLNKGKLEYFYWVITLLQFFNLIYYLVCAKLYTYKPIQVHDKGDSSSDGNQIELATAI from the exons ATGGAGCAGAAGGAGGAAAACCATGCTAGAAGGAAAAAGGGAGGGCTTATCACAATGCCCTTCATCTTTG CTAATGAGATTTGTGAGAAGCTTGCCGTAGTGGGATTCAACACAAACATGATTAGCTACTTGACTACACAGCTTCATATGCCATTAACCAAAGCTGTTAACACTCTCACTAACTTCAGTGGAACTGCAAGCTTGACACCTTTGCTTGGTGCTTTCATTGCTGATTCTTTTGCCGGAAAGTTCTGGACTGTCGCTGCTGCTTCCATCATATACCAGATA GGTATGATTAGTTTGACCCTCTCAGCGGTGCTTCCACAGTTTAGACCACCACCTTGCAGAGGTGAAGAGGTATGTCAACAAGCAAGTGCAGGACAGCTGGGAGTTCTCTATGTCTCACTCCTTCTTGGGGCTCTCGGGTCGGGCGGTATTCGACCCTGCATTGTGGCATTCGGGGCGGACCAGTTCGACGAGTCGGATCCGAAGCAGACAACACGGACATGGACTTACTTCAACTGGTACTATTTCGTGATGGGTGCAGCGATTCTTGTGGCTGTCACTGTTTTGGTTTACATTCAAGATAACATTGGGTGGGGATTGGGCCTGGGGATCCCCACCATCGCAATGTTCATCTCAATTATTGCCTTCATTGTCGGGTACCCGCTTTACCGGAACTTGAACCCGGCTGGGAGCCCGTTTACCCGATTGGTGCAAGTGGCTGTGGCGGCACTTCGGAAGAGGAAGGTGCCAAATGTGTCAGAACCTAGTTTACTCTACCAGAATGATCAACTAGATTCCTCTATTTCGTTGGGAGGGAAACTTCTTCACAGTGCACAAATGAA ATTTTTGGACAAGGCAGCAATTGTGACAGAAGAAGATGACAGCAAAACACCCAATTTATGGAGGCTAAACACAGTGCATAGAGTGGAGGAGTTGAAATCCATAATCAGAATGGGACCAATATGGGCCTCAGGCATTCTTCTCATCACAGCCTATGCACAACAAAACACATTCTCTCTCCAACAAGCAAAAACCATGAACAGACACCTAACCAAAAGCTTTCAAATCCCAGCAGGCTCCATGTCAGTGTTCACAATCCTCACCATGCTCATCACCACTGCTTTCTATGACAGAGTCTTCATCAAAGTGGCCCGTAGATTCACTGGGCTGGACCGTGGAATAAGCTTCCTTCACAGAATGGGTATTGGGTTTGTGATCTCAACCTTGGCTACATTGGTGGCTGGTTTTGTTGAAATAAAGAGAAAGAAGGTGGCTTTGGCCCATGGGCTTTATGACCACCCACATACCACAATCCCAATCTCAGTGTTCTGGCTTGTGCCACAGTACAGTCTTCATGGAATGGCTGAGGCCTTTATGTCAATTGGGCACTTGGAGTTTTTCTATGACCAGGCCCCAGAGAGCATGAGGAGCACTGCAATGGCACTATTTTGGACTGCAATTTCTGTTGGAAACTATGTGAGTACCCTTTTGGTTACTTTGATCCACAAGTTCAGTGCTGGACCTAATGGCTCAAATTGGCTCCCTGATAACCTCAACAAGGGGAAGTTGGAGTACTTTTACTGGGTCATCACATTGCTGcagtttttcaatcttatttaCTACTTGGTTTGTGCCAAATTGTACACTTACAAGCCAATTCAGGTCCATGACAAAGGGGATAGCAGTTCAGATGGGAACCAAATTGAGCTCGCCACTGCTATTTGA